In a genomic window of Gossypium arboreum isolate Shixiya-1 chromosome 7, ASM2569848v2, whole genome shotgun sequence:
- the LOC108469000 gene encoding uncharacterized protein LOC108469000 → MFGPQSKMDIAFEWQAQFHILRPSIHARRANIIVKFQDLYGFTVEGNVDDVNVLNEVREKVRQQGRVWWALEASKGANWYLQPQISISQGIGLKSSLKLSGFVNAITLKKLIRKGIPPVLRPKVWFSLSGAAKKKSTVPESYYNDLLKAVQGMDTPATRQIDHDLPRTFPGHPWLDTPEGHAALRRVLVGYSFRDSDVGYCQGLNYVAALLLLVMKTEEDAFWMLAVLLENVLVNDCYTTNLSGCHVEQRVFKDLLAKKCPRIAAHLEALEFDVSLVATEWFLCLFSKSLPSETTLRVWDVLFYEGAKVLFHVALAIFKMKEHELLLTHQVGDIINILQRTTHHLFDPDELLTVAFDKIGFMTTNTISKQRKKQETEVMKELDLRMRRLNSIRTDEK, encoded by the exons ATGTTTGGTCCCCAAAGCAAAATGGACATTGCCTTCGAATGGCAAGCGCAATTTCACATCTTAAGGCCAAGCATCCATGCGAGAAGAGCaaatataatagtgaaattcCAAGACCTTTATGGGTTCACAGTAGAAGGCAATGTGGATGATGTTAATGTGTTGAATGAGGTAAGAGAAAAGGTAAGGCAACAAGGGCGTGTTTGGTGGGCACTGGAAGCAAGCAAAGGGGCCAATTGGTATTTGCAGCCGCAGATTTCGATATCGCAAGGGATTGGGTTGAAATCTTCGCTCAAATTGTCAGGTTTTGTTAATGCGATTACATTGAAGAAGCTTATCAGGAAAGGCATTCCGCCTGTGCTTAGGCCTAAGGTTTGGTTTTCCCTTTCGGGTGCCGCCAAGAAGAAGTCTACGGTGCCTGAAAGCTATTATAATGATTTGTTAAAGGCGGTACAGGGTATGGACACGCCTGCAACACGTCAGATTGATCAT GACCTTCCACGAACCTTCCCCGGTCACCCATGGTTGGACACTCCAGAGGGCCATGCAGCTCTTCGGCGTGTGCTTGTGGGGTATTCTTTCCGTGATTCTGATGTGGGCTACTGTCAG GGCTTAAATTATGTCGCTGCGTTATTATTGCTTGTTATGAAAACAGAGGAAGATGCATTTTGGATGCTTGCTGTCCTCCTTGAAAATGTTTTAGTTAATGACTGCTATACAACTAACTTATCCGGATGCCATGTCGAACAAAGGGTTTTTAAGGATTTGCTTGCTAAAAAGTGCCCAAG GATTGCTGCTCATTTGGAAGCATTGGAGTTCGATGTCTCCCTTGTTGCTACTGAATGGTTCCTGTGCCTCTTCTCTAAAAGCTTGCCTTCAGAG ACAACTCTGCGGGTATGGGATGTCCTTTTCTATGAGGGGGCAAAGGTTCTTTTTCATGTAGCTTTGGCTATATTTAAG ATGAAAGAACATGAATTGCTTCTAACGCATCAGGTTGGTGACATTATTAACATATTACAGAGAACTACCCATCACCTTTTTGATCCTGACGAGTTATTGACG GTTGCATTTGATAAGATCGGATTCATGACGACAAACACAATATCGAAGCAAAGGAAAAAGCAAGAAACAGAAGTAATGAAAGAGCTCGATCTGAGAATGAGAAGACTAAATTCCATAAGAACAGACGAGAAGTAA